Proteins found in one Paenibacillus borealis genomic segment:
- a CDS encoding MFS transporter, with translation MKDKKWDLAALASIPLIMTLGNSMLLPVLPQIARELRISSFKVSMLITVYGLMAILMIPVAGYLSDRYGRKKVILPSLLIAAAGGAVCVAAAWFSDGAAAYGFIIAGRVLQGVGAAGAFPIVLPFVGDLFKDEKIVSKSLGLIETSNTFGKVLSPILGAYLGLVLWYAPFIAIPVLCLISFLLVLFLVRKPEPKEETVNMGIREFMSCIAGILREKGRWLYAIFAIGGICMFVTFGVLFYLSETLEAKYNMHGAMKGYILAIPLALLCLASFVTGKVIGQNKTRMKWLGFGGMLLLTGAMIMAGFNSGIILLTGFLSLSGVGIGITLPCMDALITEGIEKENRGTITALYSSMRFIGVALGPPMVSLLMSWGHWKVFGTMAGLGVAGVLLTLFAVHPSQEKKDGKTSSKPGAARQLNIYKQKAR, from the coding sequence ATGAAAGACAAAAAATGGGATCTGGCAGCGCTGGCCTCCATTCCTCTGATTATGACGCTGGGCAATTCCATGCTCCTTCCTGTTCTGCCGCAGATCGCCCGCGAACTCCGGATCTCATCCTTCAAGGTCAGCATGCTGATCACGGTGTACGGGCTGATGGCCATCCTGATGATTCCGGTGGCAGGTTATTTATCGGACCGGTACGGCCGCAAAAAAGTGATTCTCCCCAGTCTGCTTATTGCCGCCGCCGGAGGGGCGGTGTGTGTAGCAGCCGCATGGTTCTCCGACGGAGCAGCGGCTTACGGCTTTATCATTGCCGGGCGTGTGCTGCAGGGGGTTGGGGCAGCAGGAGCTTTTCCCATCGTGCTCCCCTTTGTCGGGGACCTGTTCAAGGATGAGAAGATTGTCAGCAAAAGCCTTGGACTCATCGAAACCTCCAATACCTTCGGTAAGGTGCTGAGTCCCATTCTGGGCGCATATCTCGGGCTGGTGCTCTGGTATGCTCCGTTTATCGCCATTCCGGTGTTATGCCTCATTTCATTTCTGCTTGTCCTGTTCCTGGTCCGCAAGCCGGAGCCTAAGGAAGAAACTGTAAATATGGGTATCCGTGAGTTCATGTCCTGCATCGCAGGTATTCTGCGTGAGAAAGGGAGATGGCTGTATGCGATCTTTGCGATTGGCGGGATATGTATGTTTGTTACGTTTGGAGTGCTTTTTTACTTATCGGAGACGCTTGAAGCCAAATATAATATGCACGGGGCGATGAAAGGATATATCCTGGCGATACCGCTGGCGCTGTTATGCCTCGCTTCTTTTGTTACGGGCAAAGTCATCGGGCAGAATAAAACCAGAATGAAATGGCTGGGGTTTGGCGGGATGCTGCTGCTTACCGGGGCGATGATTATGGCCGGCTTCAATTCAGGGATCATTCTGCTTACCGGGTTCTTGAGTTTGAGCGGGGTTGGAATAGGAATCACATTACCCTGTATGGATGCATTGATAACGGAAGGGATAGAGAAGGAGAACCGGGGAACCATTACCGCCCTGTACAGCAGCATGCGATTTATCGGAGTGGCACTTGGACCGCCGATGGTCTCGCTGCTGATGTCATGGGGGCACTGGAAAGTATTTGGAACGATGGCAGGTTTGGGTGTGGCTGGAGTACTATTAACTTTATTCGCAGTTCACCCCAGCCAAGAGAAAAAAGACGGTAAGACCAGCTCCAAACCCGGAGCCGCACGCCAGCTGAATATTTATAAGCAGAAGGCAAGGTGA
- a CDS encoding MFS transporter has product MTHSTERLWTKPFITLTLCNLLLFTGLQMTLSTLPAYAEGTLHATSVQVSLVTSLFALSAIASRLFSARAMEKGGRNLLIFLGLSVSLAAVAGYYFAGSIAALLLLRMLFGVGFGMASTAFPTMASDVIPIRRMGEGMGYFGLSTSLAMSAGPLIGLSLLQGPGFGSLLLGAGAVLAVIFPLGFRLAKTLPAQHKEPASVPAAASGGGAYRRLLLPCLLNFLLSITYGGLIGFLALYGAEKHLSHVAYFFLFNAVSIVIIRPLSGKIYDRFGPAALLLPGSLFIIGGLLLLSFASSTAALFPAALCYGFGFGSMQPALQTWMIQSVEPRQRGLANGMFFNSLDLGVAIGSMLLGAIALYTSYAVMYRYSIAAPVLLLAVYLPVYLSQRSRRRHSNAQGVIGSTPVN; this is encoded by the coding sequence TTGACCCATTCAACTGAACGTCTATGGACCAAACCCTTTATTACTCTCACACTATGCAATCTGCTGCTGTTCACCGGCCTGCAGATGACTTTATCCACCCTCCCGGCGTATGCGGAAGGAACGCTGCATGCAACTTCCGTGCAGGTCAGCCTCGTGACCAGCCTGTTCGCACTCAGTGCTATCGCTTCCCGCTTATTCTCAGCCAGAGCTATGGAGAAGGGCGGACGCAACCTGCTGATCTTCCTCGGCCTGTCAGTTTCACTTGCGGCCGTGGCCGGCTATTATTTCGCTGGCAGTATCGCCGCCCTTCTGCTGCTCCGGATGTTATTCGGTGTAGGCTTCGGGATGGCCAGTACCGCCTTCCCGACTATGGCCTCCGATGTCATTCCTATCCGCAGGATGGGTGAGGGCATGGGCTATTTCGGACTGTCCACCAGTCTGGCCATGTCTGCCGGTCCGCTGATCGGCCTCAGCCTGCTGCAAGGGCCCGGATTCGGCTCCCTGCTCCTCGGTGCAGGAGCTGTGCTGGCCGTCATCTTCCCGCTCGGCTTCCGGCTGGCCAAGACCCTGCCTGCACAACACAAAGAGCCCGCAAGTGTACCGGCTGCAGCCTCTGGAGGCGGAGCATACCGCAGGCTGCTTCTCCCCTGCCTGCTTAACTTCCTGTTGTCCATCACCTATGGCGGATTGATTGGCTTCCTGGCACTCTACGGCGCTGAGAAGCACTTGTCGCATGTAGCCTACTTCTTCCTGTTCAATGCCGTTTCGATCGTCATTATCCGTCCGCTGTCCGGTAAGATTTATGACCGGTTTGGTCCGGCAGCACTGCTCCTTCCGGGAAGCCTGTTCATCATCGGCGGACTGTTGCTGCTCTCTTTTGCCTCATCGACCGCTGCATTGTTCCCTGCCGCATTATGTTACGGCTTCGGCTTCGGATCGATGCAGCCTGCGCTTCAGACCTGGATGATCCAATCTGTAGAACCGCGCCAGCGCGGACTGGCCAACGGCATGTTCTTCAATTCGCTTGATCTTGGTGTTGCCATCGGCTCTATGCTGCTTGGGGCAATCGCCTTATACACAAGCTACGCTGTCATGTACAGATACTCCATAGCCGCACCTGTCCTGCTGCTCGCCGTCTACCTCCCTGTGTATTTATCACAGCGGAGCAGAAGACGCCACTCCAATGCACAGGGAGTAATCGGCAGCACTCCAGTTAATTAA
- a CDS encoding MarR family winged helix-turn-helix transcriptional regulator translates to MPHSSPQQFLGFLLGSTHRRISTGFARALKPYDITPEQWSVLLMICDRSGISQKEVAAAAAKDQPTTARIVELLLKKGFISKSMNPGDRRAFQLYATEEGQLLIGNTLELEQQTINTAVAGLDPEQLEELRSMLELIYHNTGNTHQE, encoded by the coding sequence ATGCCCCATTCCTCTCCACAGCAATTCCTCGGTTTTCTGCTGGGCTCCACCCACCGGAGAATTTCAACCGGCTTTGCCAGGGCTCTGAAGCCCTATGATATTACTCCCGAGCAATGGTCGGTCCTGCTCATGATCTGTGACCGCAGCGGAATTAGCCAGAAGGAGGTTGCCGCTGCTGCCGCCAAGGACCAGCCGACAACTGCACGCATCGTAGAACTTCTGCTCAAGAAGGGCTTCATCAGCAAGTCGATGAATCCCGGTGACCGCAGGGCCTTCCAGCTTTACGCCACCGAAGAAGGGCAATTATTAATCGGGAATACGCTCGAACTGGAGCAGCAGACCATCAATACTGCCGTGGCCGGGCTGGATCCGGAACAGCTTGAAGAGCTCCGCAGCATGCTGGAGCTTATCTACCACAACACCGGAAATACACATCAAGAATAG